In Candidatus Poribacteria bacterium, the DNA window TGACCTTTCGCGGTGAACATGTCAAGATTGCATATTTGCTACCGAAGCAGAAAAACGAAAGAAATCACCCGACGTATCGTATCCGTCTCAACGGGCATTGGTATCGCTTTGCCTTGCACCGTCCCATAGAAGGCGAAATTAAACAGGTTCAAGTTACAAGAGACGCCCTCGGAGACGTGTATATTACCGTCACTGAAGACTATAGCGAAGTCAAACCCGAACCCAAGACGGGTAAAGCCGAAGGGTTCGACTTTGGGATCAAAGACTTCCTGACTGGAAACCCTGACGGTGAATGCTACGGGTCTCCAATGTTTTACACCGAGAACGCTGATAAGTTGGCGAAAGCACAACAGGCACATTCTCGGAAAGTCAAAGGATCTCATAACAGAGAACGCGAACGCAAGAACGTTGCCCGTATCCATAAGAAAATTGCCAATCAACGGGCAGACCATCATTGGAAACTTGCCATAAAGTTGTGTCGGCAGTTCGATATTCTGTTCTTTGAAGATTTGAACCTTGAGGGAATGAAACGCCTTTGGGGTAAACAGGTTTCCGACGTTGCCTTCGGTGAGTTCATGCAGAAACTCAAGCACCAATCCTATAAGCGTATTCGCTCCGTGTTGAAGATTAACCGATGGTCTCCAACAAGCAAATGTTGCTCTGTGTGTGGACATAAAAATGAAACCCTAACGTTAGCAGACCGTGAATGGCAGTGTCCGAAGTGTGATACACACCTCGACCGCGACCCGAACGCTGCGATGAACATTCTCAAGGAAGGGATAGCTTCCTTTGGCTTAGGAGTCGTTAGACCGATTGTCCTGTTCAACAGGATTGTTGGCATCTCCGTTGAAGCGTCCAGTCCGCTTCTGAAATCCACAAATGCTTTTGCTTAACTTTTGCAGAAGCCCAAGTCTTTAGGCTTGGGTCTATCACGAATCATCGCTCTCTTATGAGGAGCGAACCATCCTGCGTGGTGCATATAAGTTTTGCCCCGTCTGGTGAAAAAGTCAATTCCCGAATAGCACCTTCTTGAGTAGGAAACATGGATATAGGATTACCACTGCTTGTTTCCCACAACTGAATATAGTTATCCCTTCCGCCGCTTACAAGGAGTTCTCCATCGGTAGAAAATGCCAAGGCACTGACTGAGTCGGTATGACCTCTTAATAGTGTGAGTAAGTGCTTGCTTTCCAAATCCCATAATCTAACAAGTGTATCGGAACCGCCGCTTGCCAGTGTTTCACTCTCAGGTGAAAATGCTAAAGCCAAGACGAGTCCATCGTGTGCCGAAAAAGTGGAGAGCAATCCGCCTGTTTCAACTTCCCACAATCGAATCTTACCGTCTGCACTTCCACTTGCGAGTGTTGTTCCATCCGGCGAAAACGCCAGACTTCTAATTCGTCCGGGGGCCTCAGTGGAAGAAGCGAGCAACCGTTCCGTGCGCGGATCCCATCCGGGAAGTGGAACACCATCCGGTGAAGATGATGCCAACGCGTTTACGAGATTAGAATCCCCAGCCAGCGTTAGCACTTCGCGAGCCGTGGCGGTATCCCAGAGTCGGAGTGTATTGTCTTCGCTCCCGCTGGCAAGCAGAGAATTATCCGGGGCAAATGCCAATGCCCGCATGTGCTCCGTATAACCTGAGAGCATTGCGAATTGCGCGCCGGTGGCTGTGTCATATATCCAGATACGTCCATCACCACCTGCGGCGAGTCGTGTGCCATCTGGCGAGAAAGTGATAGCCATTACTTGCTTTTTATCGAACCGGGTTTTGAGTCCCGGAGGTAATTCTGATTGGATACAGTTTTGAAACATTTTAATTTTTCCTTGCGGAGTAAGGAAGGGCATTTGAACTGTTGCATGCGTTCCACCTATCCGTCCTCCATTTCATTACGGACTACGATTACGAAAATGAAATTATAATTAAGACGCGGAATTCCAATCTAAAACGACACCTGTATATACATTCGGCTCGTTAAGGAGACCATCATAAGCCTGCTTAATCTGTTCTGATTTGAGACGATGGGAGATTAAAGGTGCAACGTGCAATTGCCCACGTGCCATCCAGTCAAAGATGGTTTGCTGTTTGCTCCATTGAGAGGTTCGATTACCGATGTCTGGATACATTGGCACACAC includes these proteins:
- a CDS encoding transposase, whose translation is TFRGEHVKIAYLLPKQKNERNHPTYRIRLNGHWYRFALHRPIEGEIKQVQVTRDALGDVYITVTEDYSEVKPEPKTGKAEGFDFGIKDFLTGNPDGECYGSPMFYTENADKLAKAQQAHSRKVKGSHNRERERKNVARIHKKIANQRADHHWKLAIKLCRQFDILFFEDLNLEGMKRLWGKQVSDVAFGEFMQKLKHQSYKRIRSVLKINRWSPTSKCCSVCGHKNETLTLADREWQCPKCDTHLDRDPNAAMNILKEGIASFGLGVVRPIVLFNRIVGISVEASSPLLKSTNAFA
- a CDS encoding WD40 repeat domain-containing protein, whose amino-acid sequence is MFQNCIQSELPPGLKTRFDKKQVMAITFSPDGTRLAAGGDGRIWIYDTATGAQFAMLSGYTEHMRALAFAPDNSLLASGSEDNTLRLWDTATAREVLTLAGDSNLVNALASSSPDGVPLPGWDPRTERLLASSTEAPGRIRSLAFSPDGTTLASGSADGKIRLWEVETGGLLSTFSAHDGLVLALAFSPESETLASGGSDTLVRLWDLESKHLLTLLRGHTDSVSALAFSTDGELLVSGGRDNYIQLWETSSGNPISMFPTQEGAIRELTFSPDGAKLICTTQDGSLLIRER